A genome region from Panicum virgatum strain AP13 chromosome 4K, P.virgatum_v5, whole genome shotgun sequence includes the following:
- the LOC120703878 gene encoding C2 and GRAM domain-containing protein At1g03370-like isoform X2: MFGTWDPLASGVRRLIGTWFPIHSPSPRRSRVYIWKAEPEAAHAARSPIPSSPTDPTASEHPSSRARILTARQRLRTKPASARPRGNSPPLPPLPPPIPNQPENHRPRNFVSFFSNGFLVCSHRRGRGFRFDGRGCRRRRDLAMTKPSRSASTLSEAAAENARRVAPMKLLVRVVEARGLPGVHLNGSSDPFVKLKLGKRRAKTAVVKRSLAPAWDEEFSFLVGDVAEELVVSVLNEDKYFSNDLLGLVRLPLSKVMETDDLSLGTQWYQLQPKSKKSKKKCRGEVCLHISLSTRTHVSDESQSVPHPASDDLASSSDSPSEHKVATLSATSSYIDLSVVSSIDRTSHSSFERLPYSIPELPVRSSTEQAAPEPVPAADTDTIANPSSVVEVLSRYFFGKPVEAPVHSTTSETESIEQFQEPKVNSSEVRENPEKSTTSESSLDELLKIMESKDQGTEMPANLPGGVLVDESYVAAPTELNSLLFSPNLDFWPAVSELQGTSGFQIEPWKLDSNDTCVQRTLSYTKAASKLVKACKATEEQKYLKASGNSFAVFSVVSTPDVPCGNCFKVEILYCITPGPLLPSEEQTSHLTVSWRVNFVQSTMIKGMIENGAKQGMTEGFTQFSEVLSQKLKVAELDDAKSNKEKILASLHAQKETGWRLIVRFLGNFTFIFSVAIALYVIAHLHLSKPDVMHGLEYFGLDLPDSIGEVVVCAVLILQGQNIVKVIRRFLSAWKQRVLGSDHGVKAHGDGWLLTVALIEGTGITATGSSDLFDLYVIFTCNAKRKTSSIKFQTSEPKWNEVFEFDAMDDPPSRMDIAIYDSSGQCVIGHTEVNFLKNNLSDLTDIWLPLDGKCDQASKPKLHLRIFLNNSRGTEVVMNYLAKMGKEVGKKINLRSTQTNAAFRKLFALPPEEFLIDDFTCHLKRKMPLQGRLFFSPRIIGFYSNIFGHKTKFFFLWEDVDDIQVIPATLSIGSPSLMIILRKDRGLEAKHGSKGTDHQGRLKFHFQSFVSFNDAYRIITAIWKMRALGPEQKGEVIEKDEPKEHQPEEGGTLFTHADVKMSEILSSVLSVDVESLMEMFSGGPLEHKVMQKAGCIDYSATEWELVGCNIQQRQTSYKFDKSLSRYGGEATTTQQKYSLVNRDGWAVEEVMTLQGVLLGDYFNLQLKYHMTNVPSKTNTCNVQVLLGIAWLKSTKQQKKVTKNIISNSSNRLKELFAEVEKELTSRNGGS, encoded by the exons ATGTTTGGCACGTGGGACCCACTTGCCAGTGGCGTAAGGCGTTTGATTGGAACCTGGTTCCCCATCCATTCTCCTTCTCCCAGGAGGTCTCGTGTCTATATTTGGAAAGCTGAACCTGAAGCAGCCCATGCGGCACGGAGCCCAATCCCATCTTCTCCCACCGATCCGACGGCCAGCGAGCACCCATCCTCGCGCGCACGAATTTTGACGGCGCGGCAACGGCTCAGAACAAAACCGGCGAGCGCTCGGCCGCGGGGAAActcccctcctctcccgccgctcCCGCCACCAATTCCAAACCAGCCAGAAAACCACCGGCCAAGAAATTTCGTTTCCTTTTTTTCCAACGGATTTCTCGTGTGCTCGCATCGACGAGGGCGAGGATTCCGCTTTGATGGTCGtggctgtcgccgccgccgggatctCGCGATGACGAAGCCGTCGAGGAGTGCGTCGACGctgtcggaggcggcggcggagaacgCGCGGCGGGTGGCGCCGATGAAGCTGCTCGTGCGCGTGGTAGAGGCCAGGGGCCTCCCCGGCGTGCACCTCAACGGCTCCAGCGACCCCTTCGTGAAGCTCAAGCTGGGCAAGCGCCGCGCCAAGACGGCCGTGGTCAAGCGCAGCCTCGCCCCCGCCTGGGACGAGGAGTTCAGCTTCCTCGTCGGCGACGTCGCCGAGGAGCTCGTCGTGTCCGTGCTCAACGAGGACAAGTACTTCAGCAACGACCTGCTGGGCCTCGTCCGGCTGCCGCTCTCCAAGGTCATGGAGACCGACGACCTCTCCCTCGGCACCCAGTGgtaccagctccagcccaagaGCAAGAAGTCCAAGAAGAAATGCCGCG GAGAGGTTTGCCTACACATATCATTGTCTACAAGAACCCATGTATCTGACGAATCACAGAGTGTTCCACATCCTGCTTCAGATGACTTAGCGTCCAGCTCAGACAGTCCCAGTGAGCACAAAGTTGCAACATTATCGGCAACAAGTAGCTACATCGACCTATCAGTCGTTTCCAGCATCGACCGGACATCTCATAGCAGCTTCGAACGATTGCCATATAGCATACCGGAGCTACCAGTCCGGAGCAGCACGGAACAAGCAGCCCCTGAACCTGTACCAGCTGCAGATACTGATACAATTGCAAACCCATCATCAGTGGTAGAGGTCTTGTCCCGCTATTTCTTTGGGAAACCTGTCGAAGCTCCTGTGCATTCGACCACATCAGAAACTGAGTCCATTGAGCAGTTCCAAGAGCCAAAGGTGAACTCATCAGAAGTTCGTGAAAACCCTGAGAAGAGCACAACATCTGAGTCAAGTCTTGATGAACTACTGAAGATCATGGAGTCAAAAGATCAAGGCACTGAAATGCCAGCGAACTTGCCTGGTGGTGTACTGGTTGACGAATCTTATGTTGCTGCACCAACCGAGTTGAATTCCCTCTTGTTTTCACCGAATTTAGATTTTTGGCCAGCAGTATCAGAGCTTCAAGGAACAAGTGGGTTTCAGATTGAGCCATGGAAGCTTGACAGTAATGATACTTGTGTGCAAAGAACATTAAGTTACACAAAAGCTGCAAGCAAGTTGGTTAAAGCTTGTAAAGCCACAGAAGAGCAGAAGTACTTGAAAGCATCTGGAAATTCTTTTGCAGTGTTCTCTGTTGTTAGCACTCCTGATGTTCCCTGCGGAAATTGTTTCAAGGTAGAGATACTGTACTGTATTACACCAGGCCCCCTGCTACCTTCTGAAGAACAAACATCGCATCTTACTGTAAGCTGGAGGGTGAACTTTGTTCAGAGCACGATGATAAAAGGAATGATTGAGAATGGTGCAAAACAAGGCATGACCGAAGGTTTTACACAGTTTTCTGAAGTACTGTCCCAGAAGCTTAAAGTAGCTGAGCTTGATGATGCTAAGTCAAACAAAGAAAAGATTTTAGCTTCATTACATGCACAAAAGGAAACAGGCTGGAGGTTAATTGTCCGCTTTCTCGGGAACTTTACATTTATATTCTCCGTTGCCATTGCACTATATGTTATAGCTCACCTTCATTTATCCAAGCCCGATGTGATGCATGGGCTTGAGTACTTTGGTCTTGACCTTCCAGATTCAATTGGTGAGGTTGTAGTTTGTGCAGTTTTGATTCTTCAGGGACAGAACATTGTCAAAGTAATACGGCGCTTTTTAAGTGCATGGAAGCAAAGAG TATTAGGTAGTGATCATGGGGTCAAAGCTCATGGTGATGGCTGGTTGCTGACTGTTGCGCTTATCGAAGGCACTGGCATAACAGCTACTGGTTCATCTGATCTTTTTGATCTCTATGTTATTTTTACATGCAATGCAAAGAGGAAAACAAGCTCAATTAAATTTCAGACATCAGAGCCAAAATGGAATG AGGTATTCGAATTTGATGCTATGGATGATCCTCCGTCAAGGATGGATATTGCTATATATGATTCAAGCGGACAGTGTGTCATTGGTCACACGGAAGTGAACTTTCTGAAAAACAATTTGTCAGATTTAACTGACATATGGCTTCCTCTTGATGGAAAGTGTGATCAAGCAAGTAAACCTAAATTGCATTTGAGAATATTTTTGAACAACTCAAGGGGGACTGAAGTTGTCATGAATTACCTAGCAAAAATGGGGAAGGAAGTTGGTAAAAAG ATAAATTTGCGGTCAACCCAAACAAATGCAGCATTCCGGAAGCTATTTGCTCTCCCTCCAGAAGAGTTTCTCATCGACGATTTCACCTGCCATCTAAAACGGAAGATGCCACTTCAG GGACGCCTCTTTTTCTCTCCAAGAATAATTGGATTTTATTCAAACATATTCGGACACAAAAccaagtttttctttttgtggGAAGACGTTGATGACATCCAGGTTATCCCTGCAACACTGTCGATTGGTAGCCCATCATTGATGATCATCCTCCGAAAGGATAGAGGTTTAGAAGCAAAACATGGTTCCAAGGGAACAGATCATCAAGGAAGACTCAAATTCCATTTCCAATCCTTTGTTTCGTTCAACGATGCTTACAG AATAATCACGGCGATATGGAAAATGCGAGCACTTGGTCCAGAACAGAAGGGGGAGGTGATTGAAAAAGATGAACCAAAAGAACATCAGCCTGAAGAAGGCGGAACCTTGTTCACCCATGCAGATGTCAAAATGTCTGAAATATTGTCGTCAGTTCTTTCTGTTGAC GTTGAGTCCTTGATGGAGATGTTTTCAGGAGGTCCCCTGGAACACAAAGTGATGCAAAAGGCTGGTTGTATAGACTACTCTGCAACAGAATGGGAACTTGTAGGCTGCAATATACAACAGCGGCAAACGAGCTACAAATTCGACAAAAGTTTATCACGCTATGGAGGTGAAGCAACCACGACCCAGCAGAAGTATAGCCTGGTGAACCGAGATGGCTGGGCTGTTGAAGAGGTGATGACCCTCCAAGGTGTACTACTTGGAGATTACTTCAAT CTCCAGCTGAAGTACCATATGACGAATGTACCATCGAAAACAAACACCTGCAATGTGCAGGTTTTGTTGGGGATTGCATGGTTAAAGAGTACCAAGCAACAAAAGAAGGTCACGAAGAATATCATTTCCAATTCCTCGAATAGATTGAAGGAACTCTTTGCAGAAGTGGAGAAGGAGCTTACATCAAGAAATG GTGGAAGCTAA
- the LOC120703878 gene encoding C2 and GRAM domain-containing protein At1g03370-like isoform X3, with amino-acid sequence MFGTWDPLASGVRRLIGTWFPIHSPSPRRSRVYIWKAEPEAAHAARSPIPSSPTDPTASEHPSSRARILTARQRLRTKPASARPRGNSPPLPPLPPPIPNQPENHRPRNFVSFFSNGFLVCSHRRGRGFRFDGRGCRRRRDLAMTKPSRSASTLSEAAAENARRVAPMKLLVRVVEARGLPGVHLNGSSDPFVKLKLGKRRAKTAVVKRSLAPAWDEEFSFLVGDVAEELVVSVLNEDKYFSNDLLGLVRLPLSKVMETDDLSLGTQWYQLQPKSKKSKKKCRGEVCLHISLSTRTHVSDESQSVPHPASDDLASSSDSPSEHKVATLSATSSYIDLSVVSSIDRTSHSSFERLPYSIPELPVRSSTEQAAPEPVPAADTDTIANPSSVVEVLSRYFFGKPVEAPVHSTTSETESIEQFQEPKVNSSEVRENPEKSTTSESSLDELLKIMESKDQGTEMPANLPGGVLVDESYVAAPTELNSLLFSPNLDFWPAVSELQGTSGFQIEPWKLDSNDTCVQRTLSYTKAASKLVKACKATEEQKYLKASGNSFAVFSVVSTPDVPCGNCFKVEILYCITPGPLLPSEEQTSHLTVSWRVNFVQSTMIKGMIENGAKQGMTEGFTQFSEVLSQKLKVAELDDAKSNKEKILASLHAQKETGWRLIVRFLGNFTFIFSVAIALYVIAHLHLSKPDVMHGLEYFGLDLPDSIGEVVVCAVLILQGQNIVKVIRRFLSAWKQRVLGSDHGVKAHGDGWLLTVALIEGTGITATGSSDLFDLYVIFTCNAKRKTSSIKFQTSEPKWNEVFEFDAMDDPPSRMDIAIYDSSGQCVIGHTEVNFLKNNLSDLTDIWLPLDGKCDQASKPKLHLRIFLNNSRGTEVVMNYLAKMGKEVGKKINLRSTQTNAAFRKLFALPPEEFLIDDFTCHLKRKMPLQGRLFFSPRIIGFYSNIFGHKTKFFFLWEDVDDIQVIPATLSIGSPSLMIILRKDRGLEAKHGSKGTDHQGRLKFHFQSFVSFNDAYR; translated from the exons ATGTTTGGCACGTGGGACCCACTTGCCAGTGGCGTAAGGCGTTTGATTGGAACCTGGTTCCCCATCCATTCTCCTTCTCCCAGGAGGTCTCGTGTCTATATTTGGAAAGCTGAACCTGAAGCAGCCCATGCGGCACGGAGCCCAATCCCATCTTCTCCCACCGATCCGACGGCCAGCGAGCACCCATCCTCGCGCGCACGAATTTTGACGGCGCGGCAACGGCTCAGAACAAAACCGGCGAGCGCTCGGCCGCGGGGAAActcccctcctctcccgccgctcCCGCCACCAATTCCAAACCAGCCAGAAAACCACCGGCCAAGAAATTTCGTTTCCTTTTTTTCCAACGGATTTCTCGTGTGCTCGCATCGACGAGGGCGAGGATTCCGCTTTGATGGTCGtggctgtcgccgccgccgggatctCGCGATGACGAAGCCGTCGAGGAGTGCGTCGACGctgtcggaggcggcggcggagaacgCGCGGCGGGTGGCGCCGATGAAGCTGCTCGTGCGCGTGGTAGAGGCCAGGGGCCTCCCCGGCGTGCACCTCAACGGCTCCAGCGACCCCTTCGTGAAGCTCAAGCTGGGCAAGCGCCGCGCCAAGACGGCCGTGGTCAAGCGCAGCCTCGCCCCCGCCTGGGACGAGGAGTTCAGCTTCCTCGTCGGCGACGTCGCCGAGGAGCTCGTCGTGTCCGTGCTCAACGAGGACAAGTACTTCAGCAACGACCTGCTGGGCCTCGTCCGGCTGCCGCTCTCCAAGGTCATGGAGACCGACGACCTCTCCCTCGGCACCCAGTGgtaccagctccagcccaagaGCAAGAAGTCCAAGAAGAAATGCCGCG GAGAGGTTTGCCTACACATATCATTGTCTACAAGAACCCATGTATCTGACGAATCACAGAGTGTTCCACATCCTGCTTCAGATGACTTAGCGTCCAGCTCAGACAGTCCCAGTGAGCACAAAGTTGCAACATTATCGGCAACAAGTAGCTACATCGACCTATCAGTCGTTTCCAGCATCGACCGGACATCTCATAGCAGCTTCGAACGATTGCCATATAGCATACCGGAGCTACCAGTCCGGAGCAGCACGGAACAAGCAGCCCCTGAACCTGTACCAGCTGCAGATACTGATACAATTGCAAACCCATCATCAGTGGTAGAGGTCTTGTCCCGCTATTTCTTTGGGAAACCTGTCGAAGCTCCTGTGCATTCGACCACATCAGAAACTGAGTCCATTGAGCAGTTCCAAGAGCCAAAGGTGAACTCATCAGAAGTTCGTGAAAACCCTGAGAAGAGCACAACATCTGAGTCAAGTCTTGATGAACTACTGAAGATCATGGAGTCAAAAGATCAAGGCACTGAAATGCCAGCGAACTTGCCTGGTGGTGTACTGGTTGACGAATCTTATGTTGCTGCACCAACCGAGTTGAATTCCCTCTTGTTTTCACCGAATTTAGATTTTTGGCCAGCAGTATCAGAGCTTCAAGGAACAAGTGGGTTTCAGATTGAGCCATGGAAGCTTGACAGTAATGATACTTGTGTGCAAAGAACATTAAGTTACACAAAAGCTGCAAGCAAGTTGGTTAAAGCTTGTAAAGCCACAGAAGAGCAGAAGTACTTGAAAGCATCTGGAAATTCTTTTGCAGTGTTCTCTGTTGTTAGCACTCCTGATGTTCCCTGCGGAAATTGTTTCAAGGTAGAGATACTGTACTGTATTACACCAGGCCCCCTGCTACCTTCTGAAGAACAAACATCGCATCTTACTGTAAGCTGGAGGGTGAACTTTGTTCAGAGCACGATGATAAAAGGAATGATTGAGAATGGTGCAAAACAAGGCATGACCGAAGGTTTTACACAGTTTTCTGAAGTACTGTCCCAGAAGCTTAAAGTAGCTGAGCTTGATGATGCTAAGTCAAACAAAGAAAAGATTTTAGCTTCATTACATGCACAAAAGGAAACAGGCTGGAGGTTAATTGTCCGCTTTCTCGGGAACTTTACATTTATATTCTCCGTTGCCATTGCACTATATGTTATAGCTCACCTTCATTTATCCAAGCCCGATGTGATGCATGGGCTTGAGTACTTTGGTCTTGACCTTCCAGATTCAATTGGTGAGGTTGTAGTTTGTGCAGTTTTGATTCTTCAGGGACAGAACATTGTCAAAGTAATACGGCGCTTTTTAAGTGCATGGAAGCAAAGAG TATTAGGTAGTGATCATGGGGTCAAAGCTCATGGTGATGGCTGGTTGCTGACTGTTGCGCTTATCGAAGGCACTGGCATAACAGCTACTGGTTCATCTGATCTTTTTGATCTCTATGTTATTTTTACATGCAATGCAAAGAGGAAAACAAGCTCAATTAAATTTCAGACATCAGAGCCAAAATGGAATG AGGTATTCGAATTTGATGCTATGGATGATCCTCCGTCAAGGATGGATATTGCTATATATGATTCAAGCGGACAGTGTGTCATTGGTCACACGGAAGTGAACTTTCTGAAAAACAATTTGTCAGATTTAACTGACATATGGCTTCCTCTTGATGGAAAGTGTGATCAAGCAAGTAAACCTAAATTGCATTTGAGAATATTTTTGAACAACTCAAGGGGGACTGAAGTTGTCATGAATTACCTAGCAAAAATGGGGAAGGAAGTTGGTAAAAAG ATAAATTTGCGGTCAACCCAAACAAATGCAGCATTCCGGAAGCTATTTGCTCTCCCTCCAGAAGAGTTTCTCATCGACGATTTCACCTGCCATCTAAAACGGAAGATGCCACTTCAG GGACGCCTCTTTTTCTCTCCAAGAATAATTGGATTTTATTCAAACATATTCGGACACAAAAccaagtttttctttttgtggGAAGACGTTGATGACATCCAGGTTATCCCTGCAACACTGTCGATTGGTAGCCCATCATTGATGATCATCCTCCGAAAGGATAGAGGTTTAGAAGCAAAACATGGTTCCAAGGGAACAGATCATCAAGGAAGACTCAAATTCCATTTCCAATCCTTTGTTTCGTTCAACGATGCTTACAGGTAG
- the LOC120703878 gene encoding C2 and GRAM domain-containing protein At1g03370-like isoform X1 — protein sequence MFGTWDPLASGVRRLIGTWFPIHSPSPRRSRVYIWKAEPEAAHAARSPIPSSPTDPTASEHPSSRARILTARQRLRTKPASARPRGNSPPLPPLPPPIPNQPENHRPRNFVSFFSNGFLVCSHRRGRGFRFDGRGCRRRRDLAMTKPSRSASTLSEAAAENARRVAPMKLLVRVVEARGLPGVHLNGSSDPFVKLKLGKRRAKTAVVKRSLAPAWDEEFSFLVGDVAEELVVSVLNEDKYFSNDLLGLVRLPLSKVMETDDLSLGTQWYQLQPKSKKSKKKCRGEVCLHISLSTRTHVSDESQSVPHPASDDLASSSDSPSEHKVATLSATSSYIDLSVVSSIDRTSHSSFERLPYSIPELPVRSSTEQAAPEPVPAADTDTIANPSSVVEVLSRYFFGKPVEAPVHSTTSETESIEQFQEPKVNSSEVRENPEKSTTSESSLDELLKIMESKDQGTEMPANLPGGVLVDESYVAAPTELNSLLFSPNLDFWPAVSELQGTSGFQIEPWKLDSNDTCVQRTLSYTKAASKLVKACKATEEQKYLKASGNSFAVFSVVSTPDVPCGNCFKVEILYCITPGPLLPSEEQTSHLTVSWRVNFVQSTMIKGMIENGAKQGMTEGFTQFSEVLSQKLKVAELDDAKSNKEKILASLHAQKETGWRLIVRFLGNFTFIFSVAIALYVIAHLHLSKPDVMHGLEYFGLDLPDSIGEVVVCAVLILQGQNIVKVIRRFLSAWKQRVLGSDHGVKAHGDGWLLTVALIEGTGITATGSSDLFDLYVIFTCNAKRKTSSIKFQTSEPKWNEVFEFDAMDDPPSRMDIAIYDSSGQCVIGHTEVNFLKNNLSDLTDIWLPLDGKCDQASKPKLHLRIFLNNSRGTEVVMNYLAKMGKEVGKKINLRSTQTNAAFRKLFALPPEEFLIDDFTCHLKRKMPLQGRLFFSPRIIGFYSNIFGHKTKFFFLWEDVDDIQVIPATLSIGSPSLMIILRKDRGLEAKHGSKGTDHQGRLKFHFQSFVSFNDAYRIITAIWKMRALGPEQKGEVIEKDEPKEHQPEEGGTLFTHADVKMSEILSSVLSVDVESLMEMFSGGPLEHKVMQKAGCIDYSATEWELVGCNIQQRQTSYKFDKSLSRYGGEATTTQQKYSLVNRDGWAVEEVMTLQGVLLGDYFNLQLKYHMTNVPSKTNTCNVQVLLGIAWLKSTKQQKKVTKNIISNSSNRLKELFAEVEKELTSRNGSLLNAVTGPSIA from the exons ATGTTTGGCACGTGGGACCCACTTGCCAGTGGCGTAAGGCGTTTGATTGGAACCTGGTTCCCCATCCATTCTCCTTCTCCCAGGAGGTCTCGTGTCTATATTTGGAAAGCTGAACCTGAAGCAGCCCATGCGGCACGGAGCCCAATCCCATCTTCTCCCACCGATCCGACGGCCAGCGAGCACCCATCCTCGCGCGCACGAATTTTGACGGCGCGGCAACGGCTCAGAACAAAACCGGCGAGCGCTCGGCCGCGGGGAAActcccctcctctcccgccgctcCCGCCACCAATTCCAAACCAGCCAGAAAACCACCGGCCAAGAAATTTCGTTTCCTTTTTTTCCAACGGATTTCTCGTGTGCTCGCATCGACGAGGGCGAGGATTCCGCTTTGATGGTCGtggctgtcgccgccgccgggatctCGCGATGACGAAGCCGTCGAGGAGTGCGTCGACGctgtcggaggcggcggcggagaacgCGCGGCGGGTGGCGCCGATGAAGCTGCTCGTGCGCGTGGTAGAGGCCAGGGGCCTCCCCGGCGTGCACCTCAACGGCTCCAGCGACCCCTTCGTGAAGCTCAAGCTGGGCAAGCGCCGCGCCAAGACGGCCGTGGTCAAGCGCAGCCTCGCCCCCGCCTGGGACGAGGAGTTCAGCTTCCTCGTCGGCGACGTCGCCGAGGAGCTCGTCGTGTCCGTGCTCAACGAGGACAAGTACTTCAGCAACGACCTGCTGGGCCTCGTCCGGCTGCCGCTCTCCAAGGTCATGGAGACCGACGACCTCTCCCTCGGCACCCAGTGgtaccagctccagcccaagaGCAAGAAGTCCAAGAAGAAATGCCGCG GAGAGGTTTGCCTACACATATCATTGTCTACAAGAACCCATGTATCTGACGAATCACAGAGTGTTCCACATCCTGCTTCAGATGACTTAGCGTCCAGCTCAGACAGTCCCAGTGAGCACAAAGTTGCAACATTATCGGCAACAAGTAGCTACATCGACCTATCAGTCGTTTCCAGCATCGACCGGACATCTCATAGCAGCTTCGAACGATTGCCATATAGCATACCGGAGCTACCAGTCCGGAGCAGCACGGAACAAGCAGCCCCTGAACCTGTACCAGCTGCAGATACTGATACAATTGCAAACCCATCATCAGTGGTAGAGGTCTTGTCCCGCTATTTCTTTGGGAAACCTGTCGAAGCTCCTGTGCATTCGACCACATCAGAAACTGAGTCCATTGAGCAGTTCCAAGAGCCAAAGGTGAACTCATCAGAAGTTCGTGAAAACCCTGAGAAGAGCACAACATCTGAGTCAAGTCTTGATGAACTACTGAAGATCATGGAGTCAAAAGATCAAGGCACTGAAATGCCAGCGAACTTGCCTGGTGGTGTACTGGTTGACGAATCTTATGTTGCTGCACCAACCGAGTTGAATTCCCTCTTGTTTTCACCGAATTTAGATTTTTGGCCAGCAGTATCAGAGCTTCAAGGAACAAGTGGGTTTCAGATTGAGCCATGGAAGCTTGACAGTAATGATACTTGTGTGCAAAGAACATTAAGTTACACAAAAGCTGCAAGCAAGTTGGTTAAAGCTTGTAAAGCCACAGAAGAGCAGAAGTACTTGAAAGCATCTGGAAATTCTTTTGCAGTGTTCTCTGTTGTTAGCACTCCTGATGTTCCCTGCGGAAATTGTTTCAAGGTAGAGATACTGTACTGTATTACACCAGGCCCCCTGCTACCTTCTGAAGAACAAACATCGCATCTTACTGTAAGCTGGAGGGTGAACTTTGTTCAGAGCACGATGATAAAAGGAATGATTGAGAATGGTGCAAAACAAGGCATGACCGAAGGTTTTACACAGTTTTCTGAAGTACTGTCCCAGAAGCTTAAAGTAGCTGAGCTTGATGATGCTAAGTCAAACAAAGAAAAGATTTTAGCTTCATTACATGCACAAAAGGAAACAGGCTGGAGGTTAATTGTCCGCTTTCTCGGGAACTTTACATTTATATTCTCCGTTGCCATTGCACTATATGTTATAGCTCACCTTCATTTATCCAAGCCCGATGTGATGCATGGGCTTGAGTACTTTGGTCTTGACCTTCCAGATTCAATTGGTGAGGTTGTAGTTTGTGCAGTTTTGATTCTTCAGGGACAGAACATTGTCAAAGTAATACGGCGCTTTTTAAGTGCATGGAAGCAAAGAG TATTAGGTAGTGATCATGGGGTCAAAGCTCATGGTGATGGCTGGTTGCTGACTGTTGCGCTTATCGAAGGCACTGGCATAACAGCTACTGGTTCATCTGATCTTTTTGATCTCTATGTTATTTTTACATGCAATGCAAAGAGGAAAACAAGCTCAATTAAATTTCAGACATCAGAGCCAAAATGGAATG AGGTATTCGAATTTGATGCTATGGATGATCCTCCGTCAAGGATGGATATTGCTATATATGATTCAAGCGGACAGTGTGTCATTGGTCACACGGAAGTGAACTTTCTGAAAAACAATTTGTCAGATTTAACTGACATATGGCTTCCTCTTGATGGAAAGTGTGATCAAGCAAGTAAACCTAAATTGCATTTGAGAATATTTTTGAACAACTCAAGGGGGACTGAAGTTGTCATGAATTACCTAGCAAAAATGGGGAAGGAAGTTGGTAAAAAG ATAAATTTGCGGTCAACCCAAACAAATGCAGCATTCCGGAAGCTATTTGCTCTCCCTCCAGAAGAGTTTCTCATCGACGATTTCACCTGCCATCTAAAACGGAAGATGCCACTTCAG GGACGCCTCTTTTTCTCTCCAAGAATAATTGGATTTTATTCAAACATATTCGGACACAAAAccaagtttttctttttgtggGAAGACGTTGATGACATCCAGGTTATCCCTGCAACACTGTCGATTGGTAGCCCATCATTGATGATCATCCTCCGAAAGGATAGAGGTTTAGAAGCAAAACATGGTTCCAAGGGAACAGATCATCAAGGAAGACTCAAATTCCATTTCCAATCCTTTGTTTCGTTCAACGATGCTTACAG AATAATCACGGCGATATGGAAAATGCGAGCACTTGGTCCAGAACAGAAGGGGGAGGTGATTGAAAAAGATGAACCAAAAGAACATCAGCCTGAAGAAGGCGGAACCTTGTTCACCCATGCAGATGTCAAAATGTCTGAAATATTGTCGTCAGTTCTTTCTGTTGAC GTTGAGTCCTTGATGGAGATGTTTTCAGGAGGTCCCCTGGAACACAAAGTGATGCAAAAGGCTGGTTGTATAGACTACTCTGCAACAGAATGGGAACTTGTAGGCTGCAATATACAACAGCGGCAAACGAGCTACAAATTCGACAAAAGTTTATCACGCTATGGAGGTGAAGCAACCACGACCCAGCAGAAGTATAGCCTGGTGAACCGAGATGGCTGGGCTGTTGAAGAGGTGATGACCCTCCAAGGTGTACTACTTGGAGATTACTTCAAT CTCCAGCTGAAGTACCATATGACGAATGTACCATCGAAAACAAACACCTGCAATGTGCAGGTTTTGTTGGGGATTGCATGGTTAAAGAGTACCAAGCAACAAAAGAAGGTCACGAAGAATATCATTTCCAATTCCTCGAATAGATTGAAGGAACTCTTTGCAGAAGTGGAGAAGGAGCTTACATCAAGAAATGGTAGCCTTCTTAATGCAGTAACTGGTCCCAGTATTGCTTAA